The genomic segment CGGCGGCGCGGTCGCGGCGCCGGGGAGGGCGGTGTACGAAGCGTCGGCCAGCAGCAGACCCAGCTCCGCGTCGGCGGGCGGCAGCTGGACCGTCCGGCTGGCGGCCGACCAGTAGCGGAGCGGCCGCGCGAGGTCGTCGTCCGCGCCCGGCGCGAGCACCTCCAGCGACAGGCTCGCGTCGTCCTGCATGCCGGTAATGTCGATGCCTGGCAGGCCCCACAGCAGGGTCAGGCCGAGACTGGGGTGCGAAAACGGCCCCTGCGGGTCGCTCTCCTCTTGCTGCTGGCCGAACACGAACGCTGGGTACCCATCCACATGGTGCGACACGTGCAGAGCGCCGTCGCCGACGGTCAGCTCGATCGGCGTGCCGTGCCCCGTCGCCCGGAGAGCGCCGACACCGAGGCACATCACCGCCGCAATGGTGACTTTCAATTCGAACATGCTGTGCTCTTTGCGGTTGCGTCAACGCGGCTGTGCGAAGTCGAACCCCTCGTCGATCCACTGCTGGATCGTGGCGTCGGGGATCGCCTCGACATGCCCGTCGACGTATAGGTAGTTGGAGGTCTGCTGGTGGTAGTCGGTCTGGATGTCCGCCCGCACGGCCTGCTCCACGAGACCCCACTGTCGGTTGAGTTCAGAGAACCACTGCGAAGCGTGCGCGTGGTCGTAGGCCGGGTCCGCTTTGCGGGCGCCGGCGCCCTCGAACGCGGCGAACGTCTTGCTGGTGGAGGGCACCTGGCGTAGGAACCGCGCCGCGCCCGGGACTTCCCGCGCGGTGAGGTAGTCGCTGAGCACGTAGGTGGTGGCGCGGGCGGCCAGCCGCTCGGTGGCCCGGGGGTCCTCCGGGCAGACCCGCACCGCGTCGACGTGTTCCATGTGGTCGGCGAGCGTGTCGACCCACGAACGACCGGCGCCGGCGTGGCTCCACTCCGGGAACTCGCCCTTGTGCAGGTCGCAGTGCTGCAGCACGGCAAGGCCGATCTGCCGCAGCTGGCTCTTGCAGGCGGCAGAGCGCGCGGTCGCCCGCGCGCTCTGCACTGCCGGCAACAGCAGAGCGATGAGAGCCGCGATGATGGCGATCACCACCAGCAGCTCAACCAGAGTGAACGCTCGCCTGGCGGGCATGGCCTAGCCCCGCCTGCGCCAGACCGGCGCGAGCAGCGTGATCGCCGCCAGCGCCGCCGTGGTGGGCTCGGGCACGGTGAAGTACTGCACCGCCCCCGCCGGAAGCCCGAGCGACGCCACGGCCTGGCCGACCTGATCGTTGGCGTTCTTGCTGAGCAGCAGGTAAATCGGGTCGGACGCCGCGATGGACGCGTCGCTCGAAGCGATCTGCAGCTTGGCGCGGTACAACCCGTCGGCCACGGCCGCGGCCGGGTCGACGCCGTCGCCGAGCAGCACGTGCGTCACGGACGCGTGCGCGCCGGTGCTGTACGCGTCCCCGATCGCAACCTCTGCGTCCCAGTCGGGCCCGCCGGTAACAGCGGCGTTGCCCGTGAGGCTGCCGGCGTTGGGGTTGCTGGTCCGCAGCGCCGCCAGCTCGACATCGCCGGCCGAGACAAACGCCCCGCCGTCCCACAGCATCAGTTCCTCCAGGAAGCTGATTGTCAGCGTCGAGTTGGTCGGGAAGGTCGCGCCCAGTCCATACGCCAGGCCCGGGCCGAACGGGTAGGCGCCGGAGTCGTCGGCCGTGGCCCGCCAGGAGGTGGGGAAGTCGGTGTCCAGCACGCTCGTCACCGGGATCACGTAGGCGGACTTCTCATCCGAGAGCGCCGAGTAGTCGTTCACCAGCACGCTGCGGGTCACGATCTGGCCGCCGTCGTTGGTGATCTGCAGCTGCGGGCCGTGGGCGGAAGCAGCCGCAGGGAGAGTCAGAATCGCTAGCGCAGCGCGCAGCAAGGTACGGATCTTCATGGGGTACTAATCTCAAAGAAGTGGCTTTATCGAAGGGCGGCGCCGCCGCGGTCACGCCAGCAAGCAGCGGCGCACGCGTACGCGGGTTCGCGCGAAGGCGCCCGCAGCGGCAACAAGAACGGACTAGACTCGCGGGTCCGGCCCTTCGGGCGGCGGGGTAGCCGGCGGCTCAGACAGGCCGCAGAACAGGGGCGCCGGCGGCGCGTCGGTTGGCCGGGTCGGCAACGCAGGTTCCTCGCCGGCCGGAGCGGGCGGCAGCGCTACGCTCAGCGACACCCACAGCGACAGCACGCCGTGGCACGCCAACGATCGCCAGCCGCGGGAATCATCGGCCGGCGTTTGGGGTTCCGGCTCCGCGGCCGGCGTTTTCTGGCAGCAGCAGCACTTCTTGGCCGGCGCCGCCTGCGGTTGGTCGGCCAGAGAGGGCAGGGCGGCCAGCACGGCGCCGTCCACGTCGGGCAGCCAGCGGCGGACGTCCAAGCCGGCGCACTGGGCCTGGTTCAGCACGTGCTCCGGCGGGCGGACATCCTCGCGATCGGCCCAGGCGATCCGCTCGGCGAGCGTGTGGCAGCAGCAGTTCGACCAGCAGACCGCGGCCGAGCGGCATCCGCAGCCGCACTCCTCGCACGGGAAGCGTTCGCCGGCGGCCCGGGGGAGCTGGGGTCCCCGCAGCGGCAGCCCCGTGGCCGCGACCGCGTAGGCGGCCAGCAGCAACGCGGCGGCAATCCGGCGGCAGCGGGGCGTGAGCATCGGGAGGGAACAACAGGCAGGGGAAACAGAACCGACCATTTTGCCTGATCCATTGGCCGGACGCGAGCCGGACCGCCGCGGCAGATTGTCACGCTTCGGGAGAAATCGCCACCTACCACGCGGACGCCAGCATTAGCACCGCCGGGCAGAGCAGGAGCAGCCACCCGCCGATCGCCACGAAATCGCCGGGCGTCTCCTGGGTGACGGTGGGGCGCGCGGCGCCGAATGAAACCCCAGTCAGCCGCCCCATCCCATCGCACCACCAGATGCACGCGATCGGGAACACGAGGAACCCAACGAGCCCGAAGACCGTCCGGCCATCGCCACTCAACCCGGCGATCAATAGGTATGCCCCCGCCACCAGGCCCGATAGCAGACGCGACCGCAAGAGATCACGTATCCAACGCCAACGGTTCGTCCGGCCAAGGTCGAGCGCCATCGCCTGCGCCAACGACTCCTCCGCGGCCGAAATCCCCCGACAGGCGACGATCTGCTCCAGCTGACCCGCCTCCAACCACACGCCACGGCATGCGCCGCACCGGTTGATGCGCACGCCGGAGTCGTGGGCGTAGTCGATCGACGCCATCTCGTCGCCGCACCGCGGGCAGGCAAGTTGCGGCTGCGCCTCTCGGGCGGGGCGTTCTTCTACGGACTCGATCCGCCGGATCAATGGACCCAGATCGCCGTCTGACAGCCAGAGGCCTCCGCAATGGATGCAACGGTGCACCTGCTGGCCGTGCAGGCGCTCTTCGCCGAGAGGGCAGTCGCAGGCGGGGCAATTCATCGTCGGTCGCCGCATTGGGGGAAGGCTAGAGCAAGTGTGTGGGCTCCATCGTCGGAGTCGCTTCTGAGCCGCGGGTGGTCGGAACGCTTCGCGGAAACAAACGCTCCTACGCAGGCTATCCGCACCTCCGCTGTAACAGTTGCCCGGATTCGCCGTTAGAGCATTGTCGGCCGGGGGGTCCGGCCGCTTCTAGGGCAGTTTTTACACGGGAGAGTAATGATGCAACGGGCAATTAGTTCTGTGTTCGTGCTGTGGTGCGCCATCGGGTTGGCTTCGGCGGTCGGCGGCGAGGAGCTGCGGACGGTGGGGTCGATGAGCACCCAGCGCGAGGTCGACGCGGTGGACCTTGAGCGCTACTTGGCGCCAGAAAAGCAACGCACGCCGTCCAAGACGCCGGTCTACAACCTGGAGCTCGTCGAAGACGACCCGCTCTCGGCAGTCGAGCCGGAATCCGAGTCGCAGGGCTCTCCGGCGCTGCTCTACTTCAACCCCTACGACAACGGCGACTCGATCATCAATGGCTTCCTCTGCGCCTACCTCAGCGACGAGATCTACGCCGACGGGCTCGGCTACAGCCAAGAATGGGAGGATGACTTCCGGCTGCGGCTGATGGCCGAGGGCGCCGAGGACGTTACCTTCGAGCACAACGCCACCTACGGCGCCGAGCTGGCCGCCGTCTGGCTGCCGGACGCGGTGATCATCGTCTGCCGCGGCAGCCACATGAACGGCTCCACATCGCAGCCGTGGCGGGACTGGATCGTTGACGCCGATGACGACGCCATCCAGCGGGAGATCGGCGGGTTCAAGTGCCACGTGCACGAGGGCGTGTGGAACGCCACCAGCAGCGTGTACACCTGGATCCGCGCCACCGCGCTCGTCGCGGCTTCGGATGGCAGGCGGGTCTGGCTCACGGGCCACAGCCTGGGGGCGGCCACCGCCACCATCGCCTCCGCCCGGCTGCACTACGACGACGGCGTCCCCGTGCAGGGCCTGCAGACCTACGGGTCGTTCAAGGTGGGCGACCGTGATTTCAAGAAAGTGGTGGAGATGCCGGGCGCCGACGGCGGCGGCATCAGCGAGTTCATCCAGCGGTGGGCGGTCAACGGCGACTTCGCCACCACGCTGTTCTTCCGCGACTTCGTCCCCTACAAGACCCGGCTGGGCGGTACCTACCGGTACTACGAGCACGTCGGACGCACGCACCAGATCACCCGCAGCGGCACCTTCGGCGCCGTCGACTGGGACGTGGACTTCGACACCGAGGAGAACACGAACATGTTCGCCCTGCCGGACTCGGTGCTGCCGCTCGGCGAGCACGGCGACTACTTCCCCGCCCTCCGCATGGAGATCCAGCG from the Posidoniimonas corsicana genome contains:
- a CDS encoding DUF1559 family PulG-like putative transporter, with translation MPARRAFTLVELLVVIAIIAALIALLLPAVQSARATARSAACKSQLRQIGLAVLQHCDLHKGEFPEWSHAGAGRSWVDTLADHMEHVDAVRVCPEDPRATERLAARATTYVLSDYLTAREVPGAARFLRQVPSTSKTFAAFEGAGARKADPAYDHAHASQWFSELNRQWGLVEQAVRADIQTDYHQQTSNYLYVDGHVEAIPDATIQQWIDEGFDFAQPR
- a CDS encoding lipase family protein; the encoded protein is MQRAISSVFVLWCAIGLASAVGGEELRTVGSMSTQREVDAVDLERYLAPEKQRTPSKTPVYNLELVEDDPLSAVEPESESQGSPALLYFNPYDNGDSIINGFLCAYLSDEIYADGLGYSQEWEDDFRLRLMAEGAEDVTFEHNATYGAELAAVWLPDAVIIVCRGSHMNGSTSQPWRDWIVDADDDAIQREIGGFKCHVHEGVWNATSSVYTWIRATALVAASDGRRVWLTGHSLGAATATIASARLHYDDGVPVQGLQTYGSFKVGDRDFKKVVEMPGADGGGISEFIQRWAVNGDFATTLFFRDFVPYKTRLGGTYRYYEHVGRTHQITRSGTFGAVDWDVDFDTEENTNMFALPDSVLPLGEHGDYFPALRMEIQRQLSAPAEQEVLDDLLRLE
- a CDS encoding TFIIB-type zinc ribbon-containing protein; its protein translation is MNCPACDCPLGEERLHGQQVHRCIHCGGLWLSDGDLGPLIRRIESVEERPAREAQPQLACPRCGDEMASIDYAHDSGVRINRCGACRGVWLEAGQLEQIVACRGISAAEESLAQAMALDLGRTNRWRWIRDLLRSRLLSGLVAGAYLLIAGLSGDGRTVFGLVGFLVFPIACIWWCDGMGRLTGVSFGAARPTVTQETPGDFVAIGGWLLLLCPAVLMLASAW